The DNA region GCGCCGACCTGGTTGCACGGCTGGTACTTGGTCGCCTTGGTCGGCTTGCCCTGCTCGAAGGCGATCGCGGTCTTGTAGTCCTTGGACATGTGCCGCGAGGCGGCGCAGACCTGGCCCGCCAGCGGGATGGACCACAGCTTGGTGCCCTTGACCGGGTCGTAGGCGACGATCTCGTTCAGGCCGGACTTCACGTACGCCTTGTCGGTCAGCCAGGAGCCGTCGACCTTGGTGACGTCGGTGACCTTCGGCAGCGGCAGCTGGAAGGCGACCTTGGACTTGGGGTCCGTGGGTGCCTTCTCCTTGCCGGCGCCATCGGCGGCGACGCCGCCCTTGTTCTCGCCGCCCTTGCCCTCGGCGGAGCCGCTGGACTGGGACGCCTCGTCCTTCTTGCCGTCGTCACCGCCGCTGGAGGAGTACCAGATGCCGCCGGCGACGATCAGCACCACGGCGACCGAGGCGGCGACGATGATCTGCATCTGGGTGGAGAACTTCTTGCCGCCGTTCCCGTTCTGCTGCGGCGGCTGCGGCTGCTGCATCGGCGTGGTCTGGTAGCCGTACCCCTGCTGCGGCGGCTGACCGGGCGGCATGCCCTGCGGGAATCCGTAGCCCTGCTGCGGCTGTCCGGGCACGGGCGCCTGCGGGTAGCCGTAACCGGGCTGCGGGGGCTGGCTCTGCGGGTAGCCGTAGCCCGGCTGCTGGCCCTGCGGATAGCCGTAGCCGGGGCCCGGCTGCTGCGGGGCGCCGGCGGGCGGCTGGGTGTCCGCGGGCGGCGGGGTCGGGGCACCGAACCCACCGGCGGGCGGGGTGGCCGGCTGCTTGCCGAACGGGTCGGCGGGAGGTGGTGTCGGGGCACCGAACCCACCCGGCGGGGGGTCCTGCGGGGCGCCGAATCCACCCTGGGGCGGATCGTTGGGCGGCTGGGGCGGCTGCGTCATGGCGTACGTACCTCTGGGGAAAGGGAGTCGGTGGGACGGGACCGGCGGCGGTCGGTTGTGCTCCGGCCGCCGCCGGTCGTGAGCCGTGGGGCTCCGACGGTCGGGGGCCGCCGTCGAAAGGCGTCGTGAGCCGTCAGTTGCCGAAGGCCATCATGGTCTTCGTCTCCAGCTCTTCCTTGTCGTTCCTGGCGCTGACCCGGCCGCTCGCGATGAAGGAGCGGCCGCCCGCGTAGACGATCTTCGAGTTGTAGAAGTCGTTCTCGATCTCGGCCGTCGACCCGGGGTGCTGCAGCAGCATCCGCGGGGCGCCGCCGGTCGGTGCGAGGGTGGCGATGCCGCCGCCCTTCTCGTAGCCGGACTCCACGTAGAGCAGCACATTGCCGCCCTCCATGCGCAGCGGCTTCACCGTGCGGTCGGCCGGGGCCGCGGCCTTCCACTTGGTCTTGCCGGTGTTCAGGTTGAAGGCCACGACCTTGTTCGTACGGGCGGTGCCGCTGGAGTCCGGCGCGGTCGCCATGTAGAAGGTGTTGGCGTCGGCGGCGACTCCGGTGCAGCCGTCGAGGGACTTGCCGAAGATGGCGAAGGCGCTGCCGCAGTTCGGCGCGAACTTGTCGCCCTTGTCGCTGGTGATGCCGGAGCGGAGCGAGCCGTTCTCCTTCAGCGCGAGGATGCTCCACTCCTTGTCCTTCTTCAGGGAGACCACCAGCGGGCTCACCGAGTAGACCCGGTCGATCTCCCAGCCGCGCTTGGGCCGGTACGTCCACCTGGGCTTCCCCGTGGCCGGGTCGAGCTCCTGGATCTGGTGCTGCGGGTTGTCGACGTCGTCGGTGCGGCAGCTGGAGGCGGCGATCAGCTTGGCCCCGCCGGCGAAGGCGAACGGCTGGCAGATGCCCGAGGGCTTGCCGAACAGTTCCTTGCCGTCGCTGACCCGGTAGGCGTTGGAGTTCCCGGTGCGCCCGACCGTCACGGTGTCGCCGCTGATGGCCAGCGAGATGTCCGACAGGAAGTCCCAGGTGCCGTTCTGCTTGATCGACTTCTTCCAGCCGGCCTTGCCGGTGTTGAGGTCGATCATCTGGAGATCCGCGCAGTCCGCCTTGTCGGTGGTGCCGTTCTTGACCCCGATGACGATCTTGCCGTCGGCCGCGGTCTGCGCGGGCGCCGCACACAGGTCGGCGGGCAGCTTGAGGGTCCACTTCTGCTTGCCGTCGGCCACGGAGTAGCCGGAGATCGAGCGGTACATGCCCTTGACGACGGTGTCGCCGACCACCCAGGGGCCGTACACATCGGCGCCGTTGCGCGGCAGGTCGATGTCGTTCTTCTGCAGCCAGAGGACCTTCGCCTCGCCGGCCTTGCGCCCGGCGTTGAGGTCGTCGTCGACGTCACTGCCGTCGCCGTCGCCGTTGCCGTCGCCCTCGTTGACGGAGGGCGAACCGCTCGGCTTGGCGTCCCCGCTCTCCTTCGCGACGGGCTTCTTGTCGTCGTCGCCCCCGCTCGTGGCGACGAAGATGCCGCCGCCGATCACCAGGAGCGCGGCGGCCGCGGCACCGATGATGATCGCGGGCTTGCGCTTGGAGGAGCCGCCACCGCCCGGACCACCGGGGGCCGGGGCGCCGGGGTACTGCTGCTGCGGGTAGCCGTAACCGGGCTGCTGACCGTACGGACCCGGCTGCTGGGCATACGGACCGGGCTGCTGGCCGTAGGGGCCGGGCTGCTGGGCGTACGGGCCCGGCTGCTGCTGCCCGTACGGACCGGACTGCTGGCTCGGCTGCTGCGGGTAGCCGTAGCCGGGGGCCTGGCCCGGGGGCTGGCCGGGGGCCTGCGGGTAGCCGTAGCCCGGCTGAGCGGGCGGCGGGGTCTGCGGCGGGCCCTGGGGCGGCTGAGGACTTCCCTGCGGCGGCTGCTGCGGCGCGCCGAAGCCCCCCTGCGGCGGTTGCTGGCTGGGCGGCTGGGTCATCAGCACGTCCCCCTTCGTGCGGTCCGGGTGCCCGTTCCGTTCTCCCCCGCGATTCCGAGGAGCACCGCGGGGCCGAAACCCCCTGAACTTCCCGGAAAGGAGCGAATCAGGCATGGATCCCGCGGCGTTACGACAGTCGAGCGGGGCTTCTTTGTACCACCCGCAACACCTCGGACACCGGGGCGGTCCGCCCCCTGTTCCCAAGGGAGAACCGCCCCGTGATGCCTCCGTTACGCCTCAATGCCCGTCAGCTGCCGAAAGCCGCCATCGACTTCGCCCACTTCTCGTCCCCGTCCTCGATCCCGGTGATGGTCGTGCTCACGAGGAGAGAGCGCCCGTTCACATAGGCGACCCGGGTGTCGAAGAGCCCGCGTTCGGCCTCTGCCGCCGACGCCGGGTGCCGCAGCACCATCTGCGGTGTGCCACCGGTCGACGGGAGGGACGCGATGCCGCCGCCCTTGTTCTTCGCCGCCGACAGGTACATCAGCAGCCTGCCGCCCTCGACCCGCATCGGCATCAGGGTCTGCCCGGCGGGGGCCGAGGCCTTCCACCTGGTCTGACCGCTGGCCATGTCGAAGGCGATGACCTTGTTGGTGGGGTCGGGGTCGGACTCGTCGGGCTTGGTCGCCAGGTAGACCGTCTTTTCGTCGGCCGCCACCCCGAGGCAGTTGTCGAGGTTCTTGCCGTAGGAGACGACGTCGGTGTCGCACCGCGTCATGTAGTTCTCGGTTCCGCCGACCAGTTGGGAGCGGTAGGTTCCGTCCGCGTTGAGCATGATGACGGCCCAGTCGCGGTCCTTCTTCAGGGAGACGACCAGCGGGCTGACCGAGTAGAACTGCGCGACCTCCCAGCCCTTCTTGACCTTGTACGTCCACTGGACCTTGCCGGTGGCGGGGTCGATCCGCTCCACCAGTTGTTCCTTGTGGTCGTCGGCCGCCGTCTGGCAACTGGCCGCGGCGACCGCCACGGGGCCGCTCGCGAAGCCGAACGGCTGGCAGTTGCCCGGCAGTTCCCCGAAGAGCACCTTGCCGTCGCTGACCCGGAAGGCATCCGTCCTGGTCTTGCGCCCGACGGTCACGGTGTCGCCGTTGATCGCCATCGCGGGGTCGGAGAGCAGGTCCCAGGCGCCCTGCCGCTTGTACGTCTTGTGCCAGCCGGCCTTGCCCGTGTCGAGGTCGACCATCTGGAGCGCGTTGCACAGCGCCTGGTCGCCGTGGCCGCTCTCGACCCCGAGGACGATCTTGCCGTCGGCGGTGGCCTGCGAGGGGGCCGCGCACATGGCGGCCGGCAGGCGCAGGCTCCACTTCTGGCTGCCGTCGGCGACCGAGTAGCCGGAGACGGTGTGGTACATGGCCTTGACGACGGTGTCGCCGACGACCCAGGGGCCGTACACGTCCGAGCCGTTGCGCGGCAGGTCGACGCCGCCCTCCTGGAGCCAGAGGAGCTTCGCCTCGCCCGGCTTGCGCTTGGCGTTGATCCCGTCGGCCTCCGCGCGGAGGTCGTGCGGTCCCTTGTCCTTGCCCTTGTCCCCGGACTTGCCGTCGCTCGTGGACGAGCCGTCCGGCTTGGGGGCGGCGCTCTTCTTCGCCGTGGGCTTCGTCCCGTCGTCGCCCCCGCTCGTGGCCAGCCAGACGCCACCGCCCGCCAGCAGCACCACGGCGAGCGCGGCGCCGATGACCGCCCCGCGCCTGCCCCGGAAGAACCCTCCGCCACCGCCGCTCGCCGGG from Streptomyces sp. NBC_01591 includes:
- a CDS encoding outer membrane protein assembly factor BamB family protein, with product MTQPPSQQPPQGGFGAPQQPPQGSPQPPQGPPQTPPPAQPGYGYPQAPGQPPGQAPGYGYPQQPSQQSGPYGQQQPGPYAQQPGPYGQQPGPYAQQPGPYGQQPGYGYPQQQYPGAPAPGGPGGGGSSKRKPAIIIGAAAAALLVIGGGIFVATSGGDDDKKPVAKESGDAKPSGSPSVNEGDGNGDGDGSDVDDDLNAGRKAGEAKVLWLQKNDIDLPRNGADVYGPWVVGDTVVKGMYRSISGYSVADGKQKWTLKLPADLCAAPAQTAADGKIVIGVKNGTTDKADCADLQMIDLNTGKAGWKKSIKQNGTWDFLSDISLAISGDTVTVGRTGNSNAYRVSDGKELFGKPSGICQPFAFAGGAKLIAASSCRTDDVDNPQHQIQELDPATGKPRWTYRPKRGWEIDRVYSVSPLVVSLKKDKEWSILALKENGSLRSGITSDKGDKFAPNCGSAFAIFGKSLDGCTGVAADANTFYMATAPDSSGTARTNKVVAFNLNTGKTKWKAAAPADRTVKPLRMEGGNVLLYVESGYEKGGGIATLAPTGGAPRMLLQHPGSTAEIENDFYNSKIVYAGGRSFIASGRVSARNDKEELETKTMMAFGN
- a CDS encoding outer membrane protein assembly factor BamB family protein, with translation MTQPPGQQPPQGGFGAPYDPPPGSYGTQPPGPYGTQPPAQAAGPYGPAARPGPYDAPTQPGPHGVPSQPQPGGPASGGGGGFFRGRRGAVIGAALAVVLLAGGGVWLATSGGDDGTKPTAKKSAAPKPDGSSTSDGKSGDKGKDKGPHDLRAEADGINAKRKPGEAKLLWLQEGGVDLPRNGSDVYGPWVVGDTVVKAMYHTVSGYSVADGSQKWSLRLPAAMCAAPSQATADGKIVLGVESGHGDQALCNALQMVDLDTGKAGWHKTYKRQGAWDLLSDPAMAINGDTVTVGRKTRTDAFRVSDGKVLFGELPGNCQPFGFASGPVAVAAASCQTAADDHKEQLVERIDPATGKVQWTYKVKKGWEVAQFYSVSPLVVSLKKDRDWAVIMLNADGTYRSQLVGGTENYMTRCDTDVVSYGKNLDNCLGVAADEKTVYLATKPDESDPDPTNKVIAFDMASGQTRWKASAPAGQTLMPMRVEGGRLLMYLSAAKNKGGGIASLPSTGGTPQMVLRHPASAAEAERGLFDTRVAYVNGRSLLVSTTITGIEDGDEKWAKSMAAFGS